In Planococcus sp. MB-3u-03, the DNA window GCTTTATCGGGGCAGCCATCGGGGCCGGGCTCGTCTTCGGTATCGGGGCTTCGCGGCGCGGTGGCTTTTCGCCATTTCGCATCGTCTTGGCCGGTGCCGCGGTATCGGCTTTTTTGACCGCCATTGCAGAAGCGATCGGCTTGCTGTTTAAAATCTCTAAAGACGTCTCCATGTGGACCGCCGGCGGCTTGATCGGCACGTCTTGGGGACAGCTGCAGATTATCATTCCCTTTATCACCATTGCCTTGTTTGTCGCTTTATTGCTATCCCGTCAATTGGCGGTATTGAGCTTGAGCGAAGAAGCGGCGATCGGGCTTGGCCAAAAGACCGGCCAGATCAAAGCGATGCTGTTTGTCGTGGTCACCTTGCTTGCTGGCGCTGCAGTAGCTTTGGCCGGCAACTTGGCGTTCATTGGCTTGATGATTCCGCATATCGTCCGCGTGATTGTCGGCAGCGATTACCGCTTCATCATTCCGATGTCCGCCGTCACGGGCGCCATCTTTATGCTGCTCGCCGATTTGTTCGGACGCACGGTCAACGCACCATTTGAAACGCCGGTCGCAGCGGTGGTCGCCATGCTTGGCTTGCCGTTCTTCCTGCTGATTGTCCGTAAAGGTGGAGGTGCGTTCACATGATCCAACAACATTTGATCCGCAAGCAGCGCATCACTTTGATTGTGCTCACCATTATTCTTTTGATCACCGCTGTCTTGAGTTTGGGGCTCGGCTATTCGACGCTCGGCTTTGGCCGGATTGTGCCCGTTTTGATGGGACAAGGTGATTTTAAAGAAGAGTTTGTGCTGTATTCCATCCGGATGCCAAGGCTGCTCATTACATTCCTGGCGGGGATGGCACTCGCGTTATCCGGCGCAGTGCTGCAGAGCATTACACGCAATGATTTGGCCGACCCTGGTATCATCGGCATCAATTCCGGCGCCGGTGTCGCCATTGCCGTTTTCTTTTTATTCATCCCTGTAGAGCCGGGCTCTTTTGCTTTCCTATTGCCGTTCGTTGCGTTTCTAGGCGCGTTTATCACGGCGATTCTGATTTACTTGTTCTCCCGCGATCCGCGCACAGGCCTTCAACCGGTCCGTCTCGTCCTGGTCGGGATCGGGTTTTCCATGGCGTTATCCGGCGTCATGATTATCCTGATTTCATCTGCAGAACGAGAAAAAGTGGATTTCATTGCCCAGTGGCTCGCAGGTTCCATTTGGGGCACCGACTGGCCGTTTATCCTGGCGCTTTTGCCTTGGCTTGTCGTGTTGATTCCATATGTTCTGTATAAAGCGAACCGGCTGAACATCCTCGGGCTCGGCGAATCCGCCGCAATCGGTCTCGGGCTCAATATCGGCAAAGAACGCGCCGTCCTTTTGCTTGCTGCCGTCGCGCTTGCTGCCGCTGCAGTTTCTGTCACCGGCAGCATCGCCTTTATAGGCTTGATGGCCCCGCATCTCGCAAAAGCGCTTGTCGGGCCGCGCCATCAATTGTTCCTGCCCGTCGCCATCCTGCTCGGTGGCTGGCTATTGCTCGCGGCTGACACGATCGGCCGCAACTTGCTTGAACCGTCGGGTATTCCGGCGGGCGTCATGGCCGCATTGATCGGCGCACCGTATTTTGTCTATTTATTGATGAAGAAATAAAAAAACGGCTCATGCCCCTATTTTTAGGGCATGAGCCGTTTTACTGTTTTTATACCGGTTCTTCCTGCGCATCCATTTCCATGCGCGCTTCACGGTCTTTGAGCTTCTGCATTTCCTCATCGGTCATGAATTCGACTTTCCAGCCGAGGAACGCCATGAGGATGGCGATGATCGGTACCGAGTAATTCAACACCGCATACGGCGCATAGGCGAATGGATGGACCGCGAGCGTCGCCAGGATGAACACGCCGCATGTGTTCCACGGAACGAACGGCGAGGTGATCGTCCCGCCGTCTTCCAGTGCGCGCGACAGGTTTTTAGAATGCAAGCCTTGGTCCTGATAAGCCCGCGCATACATTCGGCCAGGCAATAGAATCGAAATATACTGTTCAGATGCCGTGACATTCGTTAAGAACGCGGACGCAACAGTCGCAGCGATCAGGCTGCCGGCTGTTTTTGCCAGCATCAAGATCTTGGTGACGATCGATTTCAACATGCCCGTGTGCTCCAATACGCCGCCAAACGTCATGGCGAAAATCGTCAAGGAAATCACGAACATCATCGAATCGATGCCGCCTCGATTGAACAAGGAATCGACCACTTCGTTGCCGGACGTGATGACATAGCCATCATGCAGCGCATTGACCGCTTCTGCGACCGATCCACCCTGCACCAAAATGTGGCACAGCCAGCCGAGCACGATGCCGATTCCGAGCGCCGGCAACGCCGGCACTTTCTTCATGACCAATACGATGACCGCCAAAGGCACGAGCAAGAGCCACGGCGAGATGACAAAATTGTCTTCAAGCGACGCCAGGATGGTATTGATGTTGGCGCTGTCGACCGAGTTTCCGGCAAACTGGCGGCCAAGGAAAAAGTAAGCGCCGAGGGCAATGATCATGCCGGGAATGGTCGTGTAGATCATGTGGCGGATGTGGACGAACAAATTGGTGTTCGTGACCCCTGCCGCTAAGTTCGTCGTGTCCGACAGCGGCGACATCTTATCCCCGAAATAAGATCCCGAGATGACCGCTCCAGCGACCATTGCCGCTGGAATCCCCATGCTCGCGCCAATGCCCATTCCGGCGATGCCGACAGTGCCCATCGTTGACCAGGAACTGCCGATCGC includes these proteins:
- a CDS encoding FecCD family ABC transporter permease yields the protein MRYNARFSYIFGISLLALVLAFVVSMVFGAADVSLKNLWLALFSDSTGQQISVIQEIRLPREVAAIFVGAALAVSGAIMQGMTRNPLADPGLLGLTAGANAALAATLAFIPGANYFGIMIACFIGAAIGAGLVFGIGASRRGGFSPFRIVLAGAAVSAFLTAIAEAIGLLFKISKDVSMWTAGGLIGTSWGQLQIIIPFITIALFVALLLSRQLAVLSLSEEAAIGLGQKTGQIKAMLFVVVTLLAGAAVALAGNLAFIGLMIPHIVRVIVGSDYRFIIPMSAVTGAIFMLLADLFGRTVNAPFETPVAAVVAMLGLPFFLLIVRKGGGAFT
- a CDS encoding FecCD family ABC transporter permease, which gives rise to MIQQHLIRKQRITLIVLTIILLITAVLSLGLGYSTLGFGRIVPVLMGQGDFKEEFVLYSIRMPRLLITFLAGMALALSGAVLQSITRNDLADPGIIGINSGAGVAIAVFFLFIPVEPGSFAFLLPFVAFLGAFITAILIYLFSRDPRTGLQPVRLVLVGIGFSMALSGVMIILISSAEREKVDFIAQWLAGSIWGTDWPFILALLPWLVVLIPYVLYKANRLNILGLGESAAIGLGLNIGKERAVLLLAAVALAAAAVSVTGSIAFIGLMAPHLAKALVGPRHQLFLPVAILLGGWLLLAADTIGRNLLEPSGIPAGVMAALIGAPYFVYLLMKK
- the nhaC gene encoding Na+/H+ antiporter NhaC codes for the protein MKEEKKRPKQQEIEVPFWLALLPLIFMVAAMAVTIIIFEGSPHIPLLLGTTIAVIIAWRLGYRWHMIEEGAYKGIRLALPALVIIIMVGMIIASWIGGGIVATMIYYGLKIITPSLFLVTICLICALVAGAIGSSWSTMGTVGIAGMGIGASMGIPAAMVAGAVISGSYFGDKMSPLSDTTNLAAGVTNTNLFVHIRHMIYTTIPGMIIALGAYFFLGRQFAGNSVDSANINTILASLEDNFVISPWLLLVPLAVIVLVMKKVPALPALGIGIVLGWLCHILVQGGSVAEAVNALHDGYVITSGNEVVDSLFNRGGIDSMMFVISLTIFAMTFGGVLEHTGMLKSIVTKILMLAKTAGSLIAATVASAFLTNVTASEQYISILLPGRMYARAYQDQGLHSKNLSRALEDGGTITSPFVPWNTCGVFILATLAVHPFAYAPYAVLNYSVPIIAILMAFLGWKVEFMTDEEMQKLKDREARMEMDAQEEPV